Proteins encoded in a region of the Rutidosis leptorrhynchoides isolate AG116_Rl617_1_P2 chromosome 9, CSIRO_AGI_Rlap_v1, whole genome shotgun sequence genome:
- the LOC139868483 gene encoding GRAS family protein RAM1-like, with the protein MGSSLQNDMNNLITESSCLKIQPTSPNQSSDNTKKTPPPPPPPPPPSTSSSDLTPSSLCFPSLKYEPLDHGDMEIQSPDTNSLWESFFTEHLETDFMISSPVTNSLPSSNTQSSTFNYYPSSLNNGQPFGCSPPRTASPLGPFNNNNNNKPKGMSPLQRVFSNSPNNQFMQVETISLPSLENFLDDFDGDDNQFLGYPTIADQAGVSSSDHQSYDSLTTIPALLDCLTLPSPSRFYGEANTMVHSSGGVVGSSDNDHHIYQHMQPFAPSNLPLMEQLEQERREEKQHRQKQQQQLQAPRQQLPSSRLQPPQQQSVNQNHNHLMVPPPVGPEEHDSGLQLVHLLLACAEAVAKEDFMSARKYLHHLNRVVSPLGDSMQRVASCFTEALSARLAATLTTKPTSSTPKFTPFPPNAMEILKIYQIVYQACPYIKFAHFTANQAIFEAFEAEERVHVIDLDILQGYQWPAFMQALAARPSGPPFLRITGIGSSPDSVRETGRCLTELAHSLHVPFEFHPVGEQLEDLEPHMFNRRVGEALAVNSVNRLQRVPGQWLGNLLAMIRDQAPNIVTIVEQEASHNGPYFLGRFLEALHYYSAIFDSLDATFPADSAQRAKVEQYIFAPEIRNIVACEGAERVMRHERLEKWRKIMEGKGFQGVPLSENAVTQSKILLSLYSCDGYRLTEDKGCLLLGWQDRSILAASAWRC; encoded by the exons ATGGGCAGTTCCTTACAGAATGACATGAACAACCTCATTACTGAATCTTCATGCTTAAAAATACAACCAACTTCACCTAATCAATCTTCTGATAACACCAAgaaaacaccaccaccaccaccaccaccaccaccaccatctacATCTTCTTCTGATCTCACACCTTCTAGCCTTTGCTTTCCTTCACTTAAATATGAACCGTTAGATCATGGAGATATGGAAATACAATCTCCTGATACCAATTCCTTGTGGGAGTCCTTTTTTACTGAGCATCTTGAGACAGATTTCATGATCTCATCTCCAGTTACAAACTCACTCCCTTCCTCCAACACTCAATCCTCAACTTTCAATTATTACCCGAGTAGTTTAAATAATGGACAACCTTTTGGATGCTCCCCACCACGCACAGCTTCACCTTTAGGACCatttaacaacaacaataacaacaagccaAAAGGAATGAGTCCACTCCAAAGGGTTTTTAGTAACTCCCCTAATAATCAGTTCATGCAAGTCGAGACGATTTCTTTACCGTCACTTGAGAATTTCTTGGATGATTTTGATGGAGATGATAATCAGTTCTTGGGTTACCCCACGATCGCTGATCAAGCGGGTGTTAGTTCTTCAGATCATCAATCGTATGATTCTTTGACAACTATCCCGGCTTTGTTGGATTGTTTGACGTTACCTAGCCCTTCAAGGTTTTATGGTGAGGCTAATACAATGGTGCATAGCAGTGGTGGTGTTGTAGGATCCTCTGATAATGATCATCATATCTATCAACATATGCAACCATTTGCACCTTCAAACTTACCATTGATGGAACAACTAGAGCAGGAGAGACGAGAAGAAAAACAACAtagacaaaaacaacaacaacaattacaagcaCCAAGACAACAATTACCCTCGTCAAGATTACAACCTCCACAACAACAATCAGTGAATCAAAACCATAACCACCTTATGGTACCTCCCCCCGTTGGTCCCGAG GAACACGATAGTGGACTTCAACTGGTGCACCTTCTCCTTGCATGTGCAGAAGCAGTGGCTAAAGAGGACTTTATGTCAGCCCGAAAGTACCTCCACCACCTTAATCGTGTCGTATCACCACTCGGTGACTCAATGCAACGAGTCGCCTCTTGCTTTACGGAGGCCCTTAGTGCACGTCTTGCAGCCACACTCACCACAAAACCAACATCCTCCACTCCAAAATTCACACCTTTCCCTCCTAACGCAATGGAAATTCTTAAGATCTATCAAATTGTATACCAAGCTTGCCCTTACATTAAGTTTGCTCATTTCACCGCCAATCAAGCAATATTTGAGGCATTTGAAGCTGAAGAACGTGTCCATGTTATTGACCTTGATATTCTTCAAGGTTACCAATGGCCTGCTTTCATGCAAGCCCTAGCCGCTAGGCCCAGCGGACCACCGTTTCTCCGGATCACGGGTATCGGCTCATCTCCAGATAGTGTTAGGGAAACCGGACGGTGTTTGACCGAGCTAGCACATTCCCTCCATGTTCCTTTTGAGTTCCACCCGGTAGGAGAACAATTAGAAGATCTAGAACCGCACATGTTTAACCGAAGAGTCGGTGAAGCTTTAGCTGTTAACTCAGTCAACCGACTTCAGAGAGTCCCTGGCCAATGGCTTGGAAACTTATTAGCCATGATTAGAGACCAAGCCCCTAATATTGTGACCATTGTGGAGCAAGAAGCGAGCCATAACGGGCCTTACTTCTTGGGTCGATTCTTGGAGGCATTACATTATTATTCAGCCATCTTTGACTCGCTTGATGCTACTTTCCCTGCTGATTCGGCCCAACGGGCCAAGGTTGAACAGTATATATTTGCACCTGAGATTAGGAACATTGTGGCATGTGAAGGTGCAGAGAGAGTGATGAGACATGAAAGGTTAGAAAAATGGAGGAAGATTATGGAGGGAAAAGGGTTCCAAGGGGTGCCATTGAGTGAGAACGCGGTGACTCAGTCAAAGATATTACTTAGTTTGTATTCATGTGATGGTTATAGGTTGACCGAAGATAAAGGTTGTTTATTGTTAGGATGGCAAGACAGATCAATTCTTGCTGCTTCTGCATGGAGATGTTAA